ATTTCTCCGAATCTCGTCCTGCAATCCCATCATGATCTCTTGTGCATTGGTGATGTGTAGTTTTCTCATGCCTCCTATAGTATCACGTCCCTTTCTTATGCGCAATTATTTATGTCGCTGTGTATAGCCTGGATAGTGTCCCCTTCACTGCGTCAGCTTCCTCGACAGCAGGACGTCGTCCACGGCGGTGACCGCGCCGTCCCGGTCCAGGTCCGCCGCCGCGAGCGGGGCGGTGAAGGGGGGCGTGCCCTGGACGAGCTGCGCGGCCAGGAAGTTCACCAGGATCACGCGGTCCGCGGCGTCCACGCGCTCGCTGAGGTCGAGGTCGCCCCGGCCCGCGCCGACCCGCCGGAGGATCAGCCGGTTCCCGCCGGGGGTGACCTGGAAGGAGGGCACCGTCACGAGCCCGTCGATGTCCGGGAGGACGGTGCCCGAGGCCACCAGGTCGCAGCTGCCGCAGACGCGGTTCTCCCAGGAGAGGGTCCCGAAGTCGGTGGCGAAGGACCGGAGGCGGCGGGGCGTGACGTTCACGGTCACGGTGGCGCCGTTGACGGTTCGGAAGCTCATGACCCACTGGGTGTCGGCGTCCAGCGGGGGCCCGTCCCAAGGGTCCCAGGAGGCCGACCACTCCACCGAGGCGTTGACGAGCCCGGGCCCCGCGGGGGGGAAGGCCAGGTTGTCGGACGCCGCGGAGAGCCCCGGGACGGTCTCGTCCCGGATCACCCCGAAGCGATAGAACGGGACCACCTCGGGGTCGATGGACAGGTTCGGCGGCAGTCCCTGGAAGGCCAGCCAGGTGTGGTCGTCGTCGGTGACGGCCCCGCCCCAGCACCGCAGGCCGGCGTCGAAGGCGGCGTAGGCGGGGCTTCCCTGGGTGGGCCACTCGATGGCGGTGTCGTTCCGCCCGTGGGCCACGCCGAAGGGGACCATCTCGTCGCCCCGGCGGAGCGTCAGGGTGGCCTGGTGGTTCTGCCAGTCCCAGACGCCGGTGCCGTTCCAGGCCTTCAGGGGGTCGGCCCAGCCCCCCGGCCCGTCGATCTCCACGGGGAGGTTCAGGGCGACCGTCCCCCACTTCGGCTCCGTGTCGGTGCGCCAGTCGATGCCCCCGCCATCGCCCGAGGTCCGGTAGTTGGTCATGGGCTCGCTGGCGTAGGCGGCGGCGAAGACGTTGGGATAGCGCAGGGCCAGGGCCAGGGTGCCGCTCCCGCCCATGGAGTGGCCGTAGACGTAGATCCGCTGCGGATCGATGCGGGGGCCCCACTCGGGGTGACGGAGGAGGTCGTAGACCATCCGCAGGAGGCGGCGCTCGGTGAAGTTGCCCACGGTGTCGCCGGCGGGGACGGGGTCGCCGGACCGGAAGTCGTGATGCTTCGCGAAGCCGAGGAACCACGTCTCGGACTGGTCGAAGGGGTAGATCTTGAAGGCGCACCAGGCGGCGTCGGGGCACTCCGTGAGGGGGTCGTAGCCGTTTCCCTCCCAGCCGTGAAGGATCAGCAGGACCGGCGCCCTGGCCGGGACGGTCCCCCCGCAGTAGAGGTCGGGTTCGTACACCGCGTAGTCGTAGGCGTACTGGAAGGCCCCCGGGACGCCGGGGGCGTCCGGGTCGAGGCCGTAATACGCATTCCCCGGGTGTGGGGCGTGGAAGGTGGGGTTCCACGCGCTGACGTCCATGTACTGGAGGAACAGCTTCCCGCCGGGGCCCACGTTGACCGCGGTCTCCACGGGGAGGGGGTCGCCCAGCTGCTCCGCCGTGGGCCCCGCGGTGTTGGCGGCAGAGAAGTCGACGACGTTCTCGCCCTGGGCCGTCGTCACCGTGGTGACAGCGTACCAGGCGTTGCCCGAGGACCCGCCGCCGAAGTCGGCCCGGTGAAGGGTCCAGACGAACAGGCCCCGCCCGTCCGGCAGGGGCGAACCGCCGTCCTGGACCACGAGCCGCTCGAAGTAGCGGTACCGCCAGACGCCGCCGTCGTCGGCGTACCGGCCCGCGAAGAAGCGGGACGACCCCTCGGCGACCTCGCAGAGCCGCGTCGCCTGGGACAGGTTGCCGGCGTTGACGGGCTGGGTGTGGCGGTAGACCCGGTAGTGCTCGCCCGGCAGGTCCGCCCGCTCGTCCCAGGTGACGAAGGTCTGCCCGGACCGGTGAAAGACCTGGATCGCCGTGGGCTGGGGCGGCGCCGCCGCCGCGGGGGCGTCCCCGGGCGAGGCCCCGGAGGCCCAGGGCAGGAAAGCGGCGACGAACAGGACGGCAACGGCCCTCAGCGACGGGTGAATCTGCACGGCGACCTCCTTCGGGAACCGGATCGCGGACGCTATGGCCCCATTTTATACCAGTTCACGGGCACGGTGAAGCGCGGGTTTTTTCTTCTTGCGGCCTGCCGCCGGCCATACGATAATTGCCGGCGTGAAAAACACCCTGCGGTTTCCCGCTGTATGGCTGTGGGCCCTCCTGCTGACGCCGACCGTTTTCGGCCGGGACCTCTACTTCCGCCACTACGGCGTCGAGGACGGCCTGTCCGGGAGCACGTGCCTCTGCCTTCTCCAGGACCGGCAGGGTTTCATCTGGGTGGGGACCCGCCAGGGCTTGAGCCGCTTTGACGGTTACCGCTGGACCGTTTTCCGCAACGACCCGCGCGACCCGTCCTCGATCGCGGGCAACTACGTTCTGTCGCTGTTCGAGGATCGCGACGGCCGGATCTGGGTCGGGACCTACGACGCCGGCATGGAGTGCCTGGACCCCTCCACGGGCCGGTGCTCCCACTTCGGGCCGTCCCGGGGGCGTGCCGCCGGGGAGGCGCTGTCCTACAGCCGGGCCACCCTCCAGGACCGGCAGGGGGCCCTCTGGTTCGGTTCGGGCGACACCCTGGCCCGATTGGACCGGGCTACCGGGGCCGTCACCCGTTACCGTCACGCCCCGGGAGTTCCCGGCAGCCTCGGCCCCGGCGAGATCTGGGACCTCGAGGAGGACGTCTTCGGACGGCTGTGGATCGCCACCGCGGAGAGCGGCGTCAGCATCCTCGAACCCGGGAAACCCGCGTTTCGCCGCTTGGGCGCCGCGTCCGGGGGAGAACCGGGGCTCTCCTGCAACTTCATCCGCGACATCCGCCGCGGGCCGGACGGTTCCATGTGGCTGGGGGCCGACAACGGCGACGTGGACCGGGTGTCCCCCGACGCCCGGACCATTCGGCGCTACCCCCGCCCGCCCCGGATCGGGGGGGGGCGACCCAACTCCTCCGTCATGGCCGTGCTCCCCGACAGCCGGGGCCGCGTCTGGGTGGGGACCTACGACGAGGGGCTGTTCCGCCTCAACCCCGAGACGGGCGTCTACGAGGAGTCGTACGCTTCCAGCCCCCTGGACCCGGGGAGCCTTTCCTTCAACGAGATCTGGGACCTGCTCGAGGACCGGCAGGGCCTGATTTGGGTCGCCATGGACGTCGGCGGGGTCAACTGCTGCAACCCCGCCGTCTCGTTTCGGGTCTTCCGGCACAACCCCCAGGTCTCCTCCAGCCTGGGGGGTGACCCGGTCACCTCCTTCTGCCAGACCGCGGGGGGGGACGTCTGGATCGGCACGTACGGCGGGGGAGTCAGCCGGTGGGTTTCGCCGGAGAGGGGTTTCGAGACCTTCCGTGCCGGGGGGCGGCCCGGCAGCCTCGCCCACGACGTGGTTCGGGGCCTGTTCGCGGACCGGCGGGGGCGGGTCTGGGTGGGGACGGACCGGGGCATCGACATCCGCGAGGGGGACCGGTGGGCCCGGCACATCGAATTGCCGCGGAGCACGGTGTCAGGGTTGCCGTGCCTCCCGGTCCGGTTCCTGGAGGACCGTCGCGGGCGGATATGGCTGGGGACTCACGGCGGAGGGCTCAAGCTCCTGGACGACCAGGGGAACGTCGTCCGTTCCTTCCTGCCGGTTGCCGGCGACGAGACCAGCCTGTCCCATGCCGAGGTGCGTGTCCTGGCCGAGGACCGATCCGGCGGGATCTGGGTGGGAACGCTCGGCGGCCTGAACCGGCTGGACCCCGACACGGGCCGTTTCACCCGGTATCTCCACGACCCCTCGAACCCCGACAGCCTGGGAGGGAACATCGTGTACGGAATCCTCCCGGAGGCCTCCGGGGCCGTCTGGGTGACCTGCGACGGGGGGGGGCTGAACCGCTTCGACCCCGGCACGGGCAAATTCCGGCACTGGGACGAGCACGAGGGGCTCCCGAGCAACTCGATCTTCGGCATCCTCCCCGACGGCCGGGGCAACCTCTGGATGTCCTCCAACCGGGGCCTCTGCCGGTTCAACCCGGCGGACGGGTCCGTGCTGACCTTCGACGCCCGCGACGGCCTCCCCAGCGACGAGTTCAACCAGACCGGCTTCCTGCGCCTGGCCGACGGCGACATGGTGTTCGGCACCGTGCGGGGGTTCGTGCGGTTCAACCCGGACCAGCTCCGGGGGAACCCCACTCCCCCGCCGGTCATCCTGACCGACTTCCGGGTCTTCGACCGGTCGGTCCCCCAAGATTCCGAGCTGTACCCGGACCCCTCCCGGGGGGACCTCCCGCTGATCCGGCTCTCCTACCGGGAGAACTTCTTCTCCTTTGAATTCGCGGCGCTGAACTTCATCAACCCCGAGCGGAACCGTTTCGCCTACCGGCTGGAAGGGTTCGACCCCGACTGGATCCGGTGCGGGAACCGGCGGCTGGCCAGCTATACCAACCTTGACCCGGGGGAGTACGTTTTCCGGGTCAAGGCCTGCAACAACAACGGCGTGTGGAACGAGGCGGGGCTGGCCGTCCGGGTCCGAATCT
This genomic interval from Acidobacteriota bacterium contains the following:
- a CDS encoding prolyl oligopeptidase family serine peptidase, whose translation is MQIHPSLRAVAVLFVAAFLPWASGASPGDAPAAAAPPQPTAIQVFHRSGQTFVTWDERADLPGEHYRVYRHTQPVNAGNLSQATRLCEVAEGSSRFFAGRYADDGGVWRYRYFERLVVQDGGSPLPDGRGLFVWTLHRADFGGGSSGNAWYAVTTVTTAQGENVVDFSAANTAGPTAEQLGDPLPVETAVNVGPGGKLFLQYMDVSAWNPTFHAPHPGNAYYGLDPDAPGVPGAFQYAYDYAVYEPDLYCGGTVPARAPVLLILHGWEGNGYDPLTECPDAAWCAFKIYPFDQSETWFLGFAKHHDFRSGDPVPAGDTVGNFTERRLLRMVYDLLRHPEWGPRIDPQRIYVYGHSMGGSGTLALALRYPNVFAAAYASEPMTNYRTSGDGGGIDWRTDTEPKWGTVALNLPVEIDGPGGWADPLKAWNGTGVWDWQNHQATLTLRRGDEMVPFGVAHGRNDTAIEWPTQGSPAYAAFDAGLRCWGGAVTDDDHTWLAFQGLPPNLSIDPEVVPFYRFGVIRDETVPGLSAASDNLAFPPAGPGLVNASVEWSASWDPWDGPPLDADTQWVMSFRTVNGATVTVNVTPRRLRSFATDFGTLSWENRVCGSCDLVASGTVLPDIDGLVTVPSFQVTPGGNRLILRRVGAGRGDLDLSERVDAADRVILVNFLAAQLVQGTPPFTAPLAAADLDRDGAVTAVDDVLLSRKLTQ